A genome region from Geodermatophilus bullaregiensis includes the following:
- a CDS encoding ABC transporter ATP-binding protein encodes MASVTYDKATRVYPGGGKPAVDQLDLEIQDGEFLVLVGPSGCGKSTSLRMLAGLEDVDGGAIRIGDRDVSDVPPKDRDIAMVFQNYALYPHMSVADNMGFALQIAGVGKKERRARVEEAAKLLDLEPYLDRKPKALSGGQRQRVAMGRAIVRKPQVFLMDEPLSNLDAKLRVQTRTQIASLQRRLGITTVYVTHDQVEAMTMGDRVAVLKDGVLQQVASPREMYDRPSNVFVAGFIGSPAMNLAEVPVTDGGVRLGDVLVPLSRETLSAAGGDRTLTLGFRPEALEVSPAGEGFAARIDLVEELGSDAYVYASLLDEDLAEYLHGGETKQIVARVDGRRPPAKGEQVRLTIRKGEEHVFSTSTGRRLPH; translated from the coding sequence ATGGCATCGGTCACCTACGACAAGGCGACCCGGGTGTACCCCGGAGGCGGGAAGCCGGCGGTCGACCAGCTCGACCTCGAGATCCAGGACGGCGAGTTCCTGGTCCTCGTCGGCCCGTCCGGGTGCGGCAAGTCCACGTCGCTGCGGATGCTCGCCGGTCTGGAGGACGTCGACGGCGGCGCGATCCGGATCGGCGACCGCGACGTCAGCGACGTCCCACCCAAGGACCGCGACATCGCGATGGTGTTCCAGAACTACGCGCTCTACCCGCACATGAGCGTCGCGGACAACATGGGCTTCGCGCTGCAGATCGCCGGGGTGGGCAAGAAGGAGCGCCGCGCCCGGGTCGAGGAGGCCGCCAAGCTGCTCGACCTCGAGCCCTACCTGGACCGCAAGCCCAAGGCCCTCTCCGGCGGGCAGCGGCAGCGGGTCGCCATGGGCCGGGCGATCGTCCGCAAGCCCCAGGTGTTCCTCATGGACGAGCCGCTGTCCAACCTCGACGCCAAGCTGCGCGTGCAGACCCGCACCCAGATCGCCTCCCTGCAGCGCCGGCTCGGCATCACCACCGTCTACGTCACCCACGACCAGGTCGAGGCCATGACCATGGGCGACCGGGTCGCGGTGCTCAAGGACGGCGTCCTGCAGCAGGTCGCCAGCCCGCGGGAGATGTACGACCGCCCCAGCAACGTGTTCGTCGCGGGCTTCATCGGCTCGCCCGCCATGAACCTCGCCGAGGTCCCGGTCACTGACGGGGGAGTGCGGCTCGGGGACGTGCTCGTGCCGCTGTCCCGCGAGACCCTGTCGGCCGCCGGCGGCGACCGCACCCTCACGCTCGGCTTCCGGCCGGAGGCGCTGGAGGTGTCGCCGGCGGGGGAGGGCTTCGCGGCCCGCATCGACCTGGTCGAGGAACTGGGCTCGGACGCGTACGTCTACGCGTCCCTCCTGGACGAGGACCTGGCCGAGTACCTCCACGGCGGCGAGACCAAGCAGATCGTCGCGCGGGTGGACGGCCGGCGTCCCCCGGCGAAGGGCGAGCAGGTCCGCCTGACCATCCGGAAGGGCGAGGAGCACGTCTTCTCGACCAGCACCGGCCGGCGGCTCCCGCACTGA